The genomic window GTGGCGAGCGGCGTGCCCAGTTCATGGGCGGCAGCGGCAGCGAGGCCATCGAGCGCGAAGAGATGCTGCTCGCGCTGCAACGTCAGTTCGGTCGCCGTCAGCGCGTCCGCAAGTTCGTTGGCTTCCGACGACACGCGGTGGACGTAGAAGGCAGCGAAAAGCGTCGTCGAGACGATCGCGATCCAGATGCCGGTGATCAGCACCAGATGAGCCTCGTAGATGATGCCCGGGTACCAAGGCAGCGGCAGGTGAAAGGCCGCCAGCAGCGTAACCGCAGCGATCGTGAGAGCGCCGAGGACCAGCGTCTGTCGGATCGGCTGTGACGCGGTCGAAATGATGACAGGCACGCTGATCAGCACCGAGAACGGATTGACGAGACCGCCGGTCATGAAGAGCAGGCCGGAGAGTTGCAACACGTCGAAGCCGAGAACGCCGAGCGCTGCGGGTGGGCTCAGTCGGTGCGTCGCCGGATAGCGAAACGTCAGGAAGATGTTCAGCCAGGCCGAGGATGCGATGAGGGCAAAACAGAGGAGAACCGGAAACGGGAACTCCAGGATAAAGGCGACGATCAGCACCGTCAGCGACTGGCCGACGACGGCAAGCCAGCGAAGCCGCGTCAATGTCTGGAGGCGCAGACGATAGCGCGAGAAACGATCGCGTCCGCTCAAGGAATTGTCGGCAACCGCCATGGTCGAAGCCCGTCCTTCTCGATGTCGTTCTGACATGGCAAAGGCGGCGGGCGGAGTCCAGCGAAGCTCACGAACCGCGCGGTTTTGCCCTGCGCGTCGGTTCAGCCCGGGCGGGATCTTCCGGCCATGGGTGCTTGGCATAGCGCCCGCGCATATCCGCACGAACATCGGCCCAGGAGCCGGCCCAGAAGCCCGGCAGATCGCGCGTCGTCTGGATCGGTCGGTGCGCAGGCGAGAGCAGTTCCAGCAATAGAGGCAGGCGGCCCTGCGCAATCGTCGGATGGGACGCGAGCCCGAAAAGCTCCTGCACCCGCACCGCCAGCACCGGCACGTCGCCATCGTAGCGGATCGGGATGCGCGAGCCGGTCGGCACGACGAAATGGGTCGGCGCCTCCGCCTCGATCATGCGATGCAGGTCGTAGGGCACAAGCGCCATGAGACCCTCGGTCAGGCTTCCCGCTGCGATCCGATCGAAGGCCCGCACGCCCGACTGGTACGGCGTGAACCAGATTTCCAGCTTCGCCAGCAGCGCATCGTCGTCGACCGCCGGCCAAGGGTCCCCGATCGAACGATTGAGGAAGCCGAGGCGTGCGCGCAACTGCCGGCCATTGTCGCTCCAAGGCAGTGCGTCGACGCCGAGCCGGCGCACGCCGTCTGCCAGCGCTTGCGCGGTTCGCTCATCGGTCGGCACCGGGATCGCGCGCTCTTCCAGCACGATGGCGCCAAGGCGGCGGACGTGGCGGGCCCGCACCGATCGACTGTCCGTATCGAACATGCACTCGTCGCCGTCGACGCCGCGCGTCTCGACCAGCGCTTCCACCTCGCCCGGATCGATGGCAGCGGCTGC from Georhizobium profundi includes these protein-coding regions:
- a CDS encoding ActS/PrrB/RegB family redox-sensitive histidine kinase, with amino-acid sequence MAVADNSLSGRDRFSRYRLRLQTLTRLRWLAVVGQSLTVLIVAFILEFPFPVLLCFALIASSAWLNIFLTFRYPATHRLSPPAALGVLGFDVLQLSGLLFMTGGLVNPFSVLISVPVIISTASQPIRQTLVLGALTIAAVTLLAAFHLPLPWYPGIIYEAHLVLITGIWIAIVSTTLFAAFYVHRVSSEANELADALTATELTLQREQHLFALDGLAAAAAHELGTPLATISVVVKEMERALGFDERYREDLQLLRSQTERCRDILRRLTTLSTDDEEHMRKLPLSSLLEEVVAPHREFGVEIDVAIEAVTDEEPVGLRNAGILYGLGNLVENAVDFAHEKVRVNARYDRDRVDIVISDDGPGFSPEILVKIGEPFVTRRTGGKDKRAGGLGLGLFIAKTLLERTGATVVFENGAGDGKGAVIRLSWPRSAMDAANSAQRLPQGAKLPYVTSG